From the genome of Wolbachia endosymbiont (group B) of Parapoynx stratiotata, one region includes:
- a CDS encoding ankyrin repeat domain-containing protein produces the protein MNEREQRELDELLMNSSKGENIQQITELIEAGANINAVTTVQKETPLHIAVRYGHKEVAELLLDRGANVNAVERRKWTPLHTAVKSGKMEVAELLLDRGANVNAVDNLDMTPLHFALKYNREELVRLLLDRGANVNAVDKKGRTPLSIVASDDYQIGYCDKPMVVRTIIAYAVVHSGITTKPECIVKNSELSEFWDDYQNEMMNVKLSNSTISLYQFLRETDENKLAGYLSDREYDEIRCSDELEYISEFPEHADTIVSQFDKASDRRDLLDKSKAAIENSNLWVLHQVFDEVTYHLTDKELKNIIEAFPSQNLDNPSAEQLQAAAQAHN, from the coding sequence ATGAATGAAAGGGAACAAAGAGAATTGGATGAACTATTAATGAATTCTTCTAAAGGAGAGAATATACAGCAGATTACGGAGTTGATAGAAGCTGGAGCAAATATTAATGCAGTAACAACTGTGCAAAAGGAGACTCCTTTACATATTGCAGTTAGGTATGGTCATAAGGAAGTAGCAGAATTGCTGCTTGATAGAGGAGCAAATGTTAATGCAGTAGAAAGGCGAAAGTGGACTCCTTTACATACTGCAGTTAAAAGTGGCAAGATGGAGGTAGCAGAATTGCTGCTTGATAGAGGAGCAAATGTTAATGCAGTAGATAATCTGGATATGACTCCTTTACATTTTGCACTTAAGTATAATCGGGAGGAATTAGTAAGGTTGTTGCTTGATAGAGGAGCAAATGTTAATGCAGTAGACAAGAAAGGAAGGACCCCTTTATCTATTGTAGCTAGTGATGATTACCAAATAGGGTATTGCGATAAACCGATGGTAGTAAGAACTATAATTGCATATGCTGTGGTACATAGTGGTATCACAACGAAACCAGAGTGTATTGTCAAAAATAGTGAATTGTCCGAATTCTGGGATGATTATCAGAATGAGATGATGAACGTCAAGCTTAGTAACAGCACTATATCATTATATCAGTTCCTGCGAGAGACTGATGAGAATAAATTAGCAGGTTATTTGTCTGATAGAGAATATGATGAAATAAGATGTTCTGACGAATTGGAATATATATCAGAATTTCCTGAACACGCTGATACAATAGTAAGCCAATTTGATAAGGCATCGGACAGAAGGGATTTATTAGATAAAAGTAAAGCAGCTATAGAGAATTCTAATTTGTGGGTGTTACATCAAGTTTTTGACGAAGTAACTTATCACTTAACAGATAAAGAGTTAAAGAACATTATAGAGGCATTTCCAAGTCAGAATTTGGATAATCCAAGTGCTGAACAACTTCAAGCAGCTGCTCAAGCTCATAATTAG
- a CDS encoding ankyrin repeat domain-containing protein, with translation MYQEQENFTLPHIELLSTCKANVNAADHKGATPLHYAACGNRLEEMKLLLKNGASVNAVDHNGATPLHYAACGNRLEEMKLLLKNGANVNAVDNSGFTPLHLSVCEGYREITQLLLGDTESPSTSCSDASIENVQTINQFYHW, from the coding sequence ATGTATCAAGAACAAGAAAATTTTACTCTTCCTCATATAGAATTGTTATCGACATGCAAAGCGAATGTTAATGCAGCAGATCATAAGGGTGCTACTCCCTTACATTATGCTGCTTGCGGAAACCGCTTAGAGGAAATGAAATTATTGCTTAAAAACGGAGCGAGTGTTAATGCAGTAGATCATAATGGCGCTACTCCCTTACATTATGCTGCTTGCGGAAACCGCTTAGAGGAAATGAAATTATTGCTTAAAAACGGAGCAAATGTTAATGCAGTGGACAATTCTGGTTTTACTCCTTTGCATTTGTCTGTTTGTGAAGGCTACAGGGAGATAACACAGTTATTGCTTGGAGATACAGAAAGTCCAAGCACAAGCTGCAGCGACGCAAGCATTGAGAATGTACAAACAATCAATCAGTTTTATCATTGGTGA
- a CDS encoding AsmA-like C-terminal region-containing protein, whose protein sequence is MKLSLYAISSILFLLILMHVAATFKDWSGYREYIVKELEKTYDAKVHVGGKIEVSLITPKLTIHNVYVQYNKNKEQKLSDLISAKKIEIRPSLFSFSLQPKSISFLGMKSNKENLLNIINTKANDNIVDILIKDSQISFNADTINIKEVAIKKNKQFFGEVQIGDNNYDFSGKVNVTKNNVHISVDSNFANLLFKGNRNQQGNLTLTINNSSGSVSNLAKIINLSFLSYVIPSENIEISSNINLNESEFTATDLKIESKSMQGTGIIQNDRKSDHTNINISFSKVDLKNGSHKTTDMKGLLESFREVVPKNLSLDFNMEASNIQYQNRILDKFHATLKFANGEINVDTLLQFPGTNNISRLSGRVSNNGNLSEFNGDILIKGESFISHILPSIKMQEREKSQFTASSKLYLAPRILSLSDIRLLNNKESWQGSIKVNHTKKHNMIDSKFSIHNINIDKYDYSLFSKVQWLKNLKYDVNIRTSVKDSIFNGTKIEDLDFSLKIQENKLVADKIKLFGENFDITGSVKILVDQKYTKPLLDVNLTGNKFNGNIFKLPKLLEVERNSRNEINQIQWSTKQLNFLDEKGDFDANVQIKTTEFKIGQNVLKDFNLDTVIRNNTITIKQISYILEHGQMFFQGYLKAGSIHTKFSIANLDTKEVIGVNNINGKISLSGEIKTQGTSFDDWASNLSGNVNFQAQKIEFTNVDFNSFITKLLSSKNKPEISKLAYVDIYNGSTLFENINGKVSINSGVCSTSSQFSTDQASGSISSNLILSNFSLTSIFRLFFILPNHNSPLYIEAHLDGPIWCPKMSFDVDQIYNTLVSKKNS, encoded by the coding sequence ATGAAACTTTCTTTATACGCCATATCATCAATCTTGTTTCTATTAATTCTCATGCACGTTGCTGCAACTTTTAAGGATTGGAGTGGCTACAGAGAATATATCGTAAAAGAGTTAGAGAAGACGTATGATGCTAAAGTACATGTTGGAGGAAAAATTGAAGTTTCGCTCATTACTCCAAAACTTACTATTCACAATGTATATGTACAATATAACAAAAACAAGGAACAAAAATTATCAGATTTAATTAGTGCAAAAAAAATTGAAATAAGGCCATCGTTGTTTTCATTTTCATTGCAACCAAAGTCAATCTCATTTTTGGGCATGAAAAGCAACAAAGAAAATTTACTTAATATTATAAATACGAAAGCCAATGATAATATAGTTGATATATTAATAAAGGACAGCCAAATAAGTTTTAACGCCGATACTATTAACATCAAGGAAGTTGCTATAAAAAAAAATAAGCAGTTTTTTGGTGAAGTACAGATTGGTGACAACAATTACGATTTTTCTGGAAAGGTTAATGTCACAAAAAATAATGTACACATTAGTGTTGATTCAAATTTTGCAAATTTGCTATTTAAAGGTAATAGAAATCAACAGGGTAATTTAACACTGACAATCAATAACAGTTCCGGTTCTGTGAGCAATTTAGCAAAAATCATTAATCTTAGCTTCCTTTCTTATGTGATTCCCAGCGAAAATATTGAGATATCATCCAATATCAATCTCAATGAAAGCGAGTTTACGGCAACTGATTTAAAAATTGAGTCCAAAAGCATGCAAGGCACTGGTATAATACAAAATGATAGAAAAAGTGATCATACTAATATCAATATTAGTTTTAGTAAAGTCGACCTAAAAAACGGCTCACACAAAACAACAGATATGAAGGGTCTTTTAGAATCTTTTAGAGAGGTTGTACCAAAGAACCTGAGCTTGGATTTTAATATGGAAGCTTCAAATATTCAATATCAAAACAGGATATTGGACAAATTTCATGCTACGCTAAAATTTGCTAATGGCGAAATAAACGTTGATACTCTTCTTCAATTTCCTGGAACCAATAATATATCTCGCTTATCAGGAAGAGTTTCAAACAATGGCAACTTGTCTGAATTTAATGGTGATATATTGATAAAGGGTGAGTCGTTCATTTCACATATTTTACCTTCTATCAAGATGCAAGAAAGAGAGAAAAGTCAATTTACAGCAAGTTCTAAACTATATTTAGCACCTAGAATATTATCTCTTTCAGATATCAGATTGCTAAATAACAAAGAATCTTGGCAAGGATCAATTAAGGTAAATCACACAAAAAAACACAATATGATCGATAGTAAATTTAGCATACATAACATTAATATAGATAAATATGATTATTCATTATTCAGCAAAGTGCAATGGCTGAAAAATCTTAAATATGATGTAAATATAAGAACTAGTGTTAAAGATTCTATATTCAATGGTACAAAAATTGAAGATTTGGATTTTTCATTAAAAATACAAGAGAACAAGCTAGTTGCAGATAAAATAAAGTTATTCGGAGAAAATTTCGACATTACCGGTAGTGTAAAAATATTAGTGGATCAAAAATACACTAAGCCTTTATTAGACGTAAACCTTACAGGTAATAAATTTAATGGAAATATCTTTAAATTACCAAAACTATTAGAGGTAGAAAGAAACTCAAGAAATGAAATAAATCAAATTCAATGGTCAACAAAGCAGCTTAATTTTTTAGATGAGAAAGGAGATTTTGATGCAAACGTGCAAATCAAAACTACAGAATTTAAAATTGGGCAAAACGTCTTAAAAGATTTTAACTTGGATACAGTGATAAGAAACAACACTATCACTATCAAACAGATAAGTTACATACTAGAACATGGACAAATGTTTTTTCAGGGTTATCTAAAAGCAGGCTCAATTCACACAAAATTTTCTATTGCAAATTTAGACACCAAGGAAGTTATAGGAGTTAATAACATAAATGGCAAGATAAGCTTAAGTGGTGAAATCAAAACTCAAGGGACAAGCTTTGATGATTGGGCTAGTAACTTATCAGGAAATGTAAACTTTCAAGCACAGAAAATAGAGTTTACAAATGTGGATTTTAATTCATTCATCACTAAGTTGTTAAGCAGTAAGAATAAACCTGAAATTTCCAAGCTTGCTTACGTTGATATATATAATGGCAGTACGCTTTTTGAAAATATTAATGGAAAAGTAAGTATTAACAGTGGTGTATGTTCAACTAGTTCACAGTTTAGTACCGATCAAGCATCAGGTTCTATCTCTTCTAATTTAATCTTATCTAATTTCTCCTTAACTTCTATATTCAGACTCTTTTTCATACTACCAAATCATAATAGTCCTCTTTATATCGAGGCACACTTAGATGGCCCTATTTGGTGCCCTAAGATGAGTTTTGATGTAGACCAAATTTACAACACCTTAGTTAGCAAGAAAAATAGTTAA